The following coding sequences are from one Microtus pennsylvanicus isolate mMicPen1 chromosome 1, mMicPen1.hap1, whole genome shotgun sequence window:
- the Tssk2 gene encoding testis-specific serine/threonine-protein kinase 2, whose amino-acid sequence MDDAAVLRKKGYIVGINLGKGSYAKVKSAYSERLKFNVAVKIIDRKKTPTDFVERFLPREMDILATVNHRSIIKTYEIFETSDGRIYIVMELGVQGDLLEFIKCRGALHEDVARKMFRQLSSAVKYCHDLDVVHRDLKCENLLLDKDFNIKLSDFGFSKRCLRDGSGRIVLSKTFCGSAAYAAPEVLQGIPYQPKVYDIWSLGVILYIMVCGSMPYDDSDIKKMLRIQKEHRVDFPRSKNLTGECKDLIYRILQPDVNRRLHIDEILSHSWLQPPKPKAMSSASLKREGEGKYRADCKLDTRPGSRPEHRPDHKLATKPQHRMLVSENEDRMEERLAETSRAKDHHISGAEVGKAST is encoded by the coding sequence ATGGACGATGCCGCGGTCCTAAGGAAGAAGGGTTACATCGTGGGAATCAACCTGGGCAAGGGCTCCTATGCAAAAGTCAAATCTGCCTACTCTGAGCGCCTCAAGTTCAATGTGGCAGTCAAGATCATAGACCGCAAGAAAACACCCACGGACTTTGTGGAGAGATTCCTTCCTAGGGAGATGGACATCCTGGCAACCGTCAACCACCGTTCCATCATTAAGACCTATGAGATCTTTGAGACCTCTGATGGACGCATCTACATTGTCATGGAGCTGGGTGTCCAGGGTGATCTCCTTGAGTTCATCAAGTGCAGAGGAGCCCTGCATGAGGATGTAGCACGCAAGATGTTCCGCCAGCTCTCCTCAGCTGTCAAGTATTGCCACGATCTGGATGTTGTTCACCGAGACCTCAAGTGCGAGAACCTTCTGCTTGATAAGGACTTCAACATCAAGCTGTCTGACTTCGGCTTCTCCAAGCGCTGCCTGCGGGACGGGAGCGGGCGCATCGTCCTCAGCAAAACCTTCTGTGGGTCAGCAGCTTATGCGGCCCCTGAGGTGCTGCAGGGCATCCCCTACCAGCCCAAGGTATATGACATCTGGAGCCTAGGTGTGATCCTCTACATCATGGTCTGTGGCTCCATGCCCTACGATGATTCTGACATCAAAAAGATGCTGCGCATCCAGAAGGAGCACCGAGTGGACTTCCCACGCTCCAAGAACCTGACTGGTGAGTGCAAGGACCTCATCTATCGCATCCTGCAGCCAGATGTCAACCGGCGGCTGCACATTGATGAGATCCTCAGCCACTCATGGCTACAGCCTCCCAAGCCCAAAGCCATGTCTTCTGCTTccctcaagagggagggggagggcaagtATCGAGCTGATTGCAAGTTGGATACTCGACCGGGCTCAAGACCCGAACACCGGCCTGACCACAAACTGGCAACCAAACCCCAGCACCGGATGCTGGTATCCGAGAATGAAGACAGGATGGAGGAGAGGCTGGCTGAGACTTCCAGAGCTAAAGACCATCACATCTCTGGAGCTGAGGTGGGGAAAGCAAGTACCTAG
- the Tssk1b gene encoding testis-specific serine/threonine-protein kinase 1, translated as MDDAAVLKRRGYIMGINLGEGSYAKVKSAYSERLKFNVAVKIIDRKKAPTDFLEKFLPREIEILAMLNHRSIVKTYEIFETSDGKVYIVMELGVQGDLLEFIKTRGALQEDDARKKFHQLSSAIKYCHDLDVVHRDLKCENLLLDKDFNIKLSDFGFSKRCLRDDSGRLTLSKTFCGSAAYAAPEVLQGIPYQPKVYDIWSLGVILYIMVCGSMPYDDSNIKKMLRIQKEHRVNFPRSKHLTGECKDLIYRMLQPDVNRRLHIDEILSHCWVQPKARGLSSGAVNKEGESSRATEPVWTPEHTGADKKSATKVEPREEARSETQPETKPQEDTVQVARQSETMGLSGELNRETEEGHTQQSSETHT; from the coding sequence ATGGATGACGCTGCCGTCCTCAAGCGACGAGGCTACATCATGGGGATAAATTTGGGAGAGGGCTCATATGCCAAAGTCAAATCCGCTTACTCTGAGCGCCTAAAGTTCAACGTGGCGGTCAAGATCATCGATCGCAAGAAAGCCCCCACGGACTTCCTGGAGAAATTCCTTCCCCGGGAGATTGAGATTCTGGCCATGCTAAACCACCGCTCTATTGTCAAGACCTATGAGATCTTTGAGACATCAGACGGCAAGGTCTACATTGTCATGGAGCTTGGAGTCCAGGGTGACCTCCTTGAATTCATCAAAACCAGAGGAGCCCTGCAAGAGGATGATGCTAGAAAGAAGTTCCATCAGCTCTCCTCGGCCATCAAGTATTGCCACGATCTGGATGTTGTTCACCGAGACCTCAAGTGCGAGAACCTTCTGCTTGATAAGGACTTCAACATCAAGCTGTCTGACTTCGGCTTCTCCAAGCGCTGCCTGAGGGATGATAGTGGCCGACTGACATTAAGCAAGACCTTCTGTGGGTCAGCAGCATATGCGGCCCCTGAGGTGCTGCAGGGCATCCCCTACCAGCCCAAGGTATATGACATCTGGAGCCTAGGTGTGATCCTCTACATCATGGTCTGTGGCTCCATGCCCTATGACGACTCCAACATCAAAAAGATGCTGCGCATCCAGAAGGAGCACCGAGTCAACTTTCCACGCTCTAAACACCTGACTGGTGAGTGCAAGGACCTCATCTACCGAATGTTACAGCCAGATGTCAACCGGCGGCTGCACATTGATGAGATCCTCAGCCACTGCTGGGTGCAGCCTAAGGCACGAGGTCTGTCCTCTGGAGCCGTCAACAAAGAGGGGGAAAGCTCCCGGGCAACTGAGCCCGTATGGACCCCTGAACACACTGGTGCTGATAAGAAGTCTGCCACCAAGGTGGAGCCTAGGGAAGAGGCACGATCCGAGACCCAACCTGAGACAAAACCCCAGGAAGACACTGTGCAAGTGGCCAGGCAGTCAGAGACTATGGGCCTCAGCGGTGAATTGaacagggagacagaggaagggcaCACCCAACAGTCTTCAGAGACACATACCTAG